The genomic region CAACCTCTTGGTTGATGACGGGAGGGAAGGTGATGAAAGCGGGAATGGTTCTGAATTCCAGTCTTGCGATTCTCGAGCATTAAGGGGTCTTCACCTCTTTCGCTTCTGGCCCATTAGAAGTAGGGGCCTCTGCACCCTCATCCTCGTTGCCCACCAGCGGCTCCTCTTCCCCCTTTAAGCTGGAGGCTGGCCCTGCCTTTAGCTCCTCCAGCGCCACGGAGCCCTGGCGAGACTTCCGTCTACCAAAGAAAGTGGTGAGTGTGGGTCGCTGGCCAGACCCCTCCCTGTGGGGGCCATCAGAGTCACTGTTACCTCCAGACGCTCCCTCTGTTGCTGTCATGGCCTCCTCATCAGACACCCGGGCGACCCCAGCCCAGGCATCTACCACCCCGTTGCGTTTTCCACTCCTGCTTagtgtcaggactcctgtcttccGCTTCTGCCGCCGGCGCCACAACAGGATTAATGCCACGAGGACAATGACCACCAGCAGGGCCACAAGCACAGCCACCAGCAGGGTGCCTTTTGCCCCCTGAGCTGGAATTAGTTGGTCCCTCCTGCTTACGTTTGTGGAGCTATTTGGGCTGGATATTGTTACTCCAGGGCTAGGGGAGCCTCTGGTCCCCACGGGAGTCTTCTGAGAGGTAGCTGGCATGGTGACCAAGAGTCCACTGGTCCCCTTGGAGATCTCAGGAGAGCTAGTTTTCATGATGACAGGGGATCCACTGGTCATACTGATGGTCTTCAGAGAGTTAGTTGCTGTGGTGACAAGGGGTTCCCTGGTTCCACTGGAGGTCTCCAGAGAGCTTGTTGCCATGGTGACAGGAGATCTACTGGTCCCACCAGAGATCTCCAGAGAGCTAGTTGCCATAGTTAATAGGAATTTGCTGGTCCCACTGGAGGTCTCCAGAGGGCTAGTTGCCATGGTGACAGGGGTTCCACTGGTCCCACTGGAGGGCTCCAGAGGGCTAGTTGCCATGGTGACAGGGGTTCCACTGGTCCCATTGGTGGTCTCCAGAGGGCTAGTTGCCATGGTTTCACCAGTCATAGTGGGGAATCCTATAGTTTTCGTTACTGAGACATCAGGTATGCTGGGACCATCAGAGATTTTCATGGGCATTGTTGACTTCTTGGTTGAATCTTCCTGGGAGATTGTTGACTCAGATACAGGACTGCCCCTGCTGGCAGCAGGGGAAGTTTCAGGAGAGGACACCACATTGGCTGTATCGGGAGTTGAGGAAAGCGGGAAAGTCTGGTTCCCAGGGTTATCACCCATCTCAGGGACCTTGTTTGTTGTAAGACTGGTTGTCATTGAGCTGAATGTTGGGATCCCAGAGACCGAAGAAAAAGAGCGTGTTCTGGTTTCAGATATCCACAAAGGAGCGCTGTTTGgagatgcttcagtcatgttttttGCCCCCACGCTCCCgaagaggaggagaagcaggatCATTTCCAAAGCAACGGGCGTGAGCAGGAGTTGGGACctgagggtggggaagttggagaaGTAGAACACATAaggatctgggggtggggggaggaccgAGCCaggccctcccctcctgcccactTCCCTGCCAACTGCCAGGCCGAGCTCTGCGGTTCAACGGCCTTTTCCACCCTTGCTTTCACTAGTGGCAGAAATCACAAGATGCTGGCAGCACCCCCATCAACTCTATCCCACAGGACCCCTCAGTGCGCTCTAGCCATTGCCCCCCATCCTGCCCTGCCCTGACCCCACACAGCTCCGACGGCTCCCTGTCCTTTTTTCCCATCATCCGGCAAGGTCTTCTCAAGCCAGAGGCACATTCCCAGGTCCACTGAGGCCCCTGCCCCACCACGTCCCGCCACTTACCAGCTCACTTGAAAAGGGCACAGGGCTGCAACCACGCTGCTCCAACTCCTCCTGAAGCTGGGGTAAGACTGGCGGTCGGGGGCCCCAAGGGGAAAGGAAGTGGCCCTggctccacccccccccccccagcatcCTGCCCCACCCGCCCCACTCCTCCATTGCCGTGTGATGAGGGAGGCATCACTCACTTTTTCAGGGTCCCGGGTCACAGGCTCTGGGGTCTCAGCAGGTGGGGATGGTGGGCGGGTTCTGGAATGGGGATTCCTGGATCTTCGCTGGAAAATGGGATGGCAAGCTGATGACTCTGGAACAGGTATAGGGATCAGAGCAGGGCTAGTGGAGATGGGTGCTTGAAAACCAAGGGgtgtggaggaggagatgggaggggaagGCGGTTTCCTTTGCCTTTGTGGTCCCCAAGCTGTGGTGTGCCCCCAAGGCTAGCACTTCTGCCCCAGGAGCTCCCAGGAAATACCAGGGTAAGAGGAAGCCCTCGACTCTGGCTGGGGGCCAGTGAGAGCCTTTGCAGGCTGCGTGAAATTCCTGGTGGGCTCTGGACTTCTCAAGAAGCTGGGGGTGGTCACCGCAACAGCCCCAGGCGTGGACTGCCTGACTAAATCAAAGTGGTTATTAAGCACTGAATATgctatgatcttatttttttaattttaaaaaattgatatttatttactcacttttggctgtgctgggtcttcgttgctgcacaggatttcggtggcttctcttgttgcggaacacgggctctagggcactcgggcTTTAGTAGGTGctacacgtgggctcagtagctgcacctccggggctctagagcacaggctcaatagttgtggggtATGGGCTTTAGTTgtttcacagcatgtgggatcttcctagatcagggatcaaacctgtgtctcctgcattggcaggcggattctttaccactgaggcaccagggaagctccccctccttttttcattttaattggaggataattgctttacaatgtcacgttggattctgctgtacaacaacatgaatcagctctaagtatatATATAGCCCCTCACTCTTGAGCCCCCTCCCTTTATACTATGATCTTATTTTTGCAGAAGACTAATAAAAATGTGGGTATCTACATGGAAGACACTGAGAAGATATCTACAGAGGGATTAACAAATTTTGTTGGGTAGGAATGAGCAGagttctctattttcttctttgggtGGCTGCTGTTTTCTCACGTTCCTTTAATTTGTAAGCTTTGACTTTTGgtatatgtatgatttttttctttttttgcctttcttttagaaaaaatcAAAACTGATATTTatgttgtgctcagtcactcggtcatgtccaactctttatgaccacatggactgtagcccgagaggctcctctgtccatgggatttcccaggcaagaatactggagtgggttgccatttcctccgtcAGGAATTTTTATGTTGCACAAGTAATAATATATGTACATGACATGTGACTGAAACAGGCCAATATCAGGGCCTGGGATTGTACCCAACTCACAAGCTAACGAGTTAGTCTGACAAAGACATGAGACTCCTGAGTCAGAGACACAGAAACCCACCACTCATCATTCAGCAAACAGCAGGTGCACTGCCTGCTTCAGTTCCGCTTACTCCCCGATTCGCACAGGGGTGAACACGGAGAGGCTTGCCCCACAGCTGAGGAACTCTGAGTTtggagaatttccttctttttgagtAGGTGGTAAGCAAACTTGCCCTTGTCCTGAAAGGGAGACATTACTTCATCCCTCAGCGTTACTCACTGTCAACACAAACTTGAGAAACTGCCTGGACACAAAACGACCAGGACCATGTATTGTTGGCGTATCAGCAAGAgtgtgggcttcacaggtggctcaatgataaaagAAGGTACCTGCCAAGACAGGAgataagggttcgatccctgggtcagggagatcccctggagaaggaaatggcaaccccctccagtattcttgcctgaagaattccatggacagaagagcctggtgggctataggccagagggtcacaaagaggtggacacaacttagagactgagcatgcatggatGTATGCACGCATAGCAAGAGTGTGCAAGTATGCTCTGGGCTGCAGTGGACTGCCtcttccaccaggctccttggaaAATGGCTGACCCCAAGACTGGAGCCTGGAAAGTATAAGATGAACCCAAAGAACTATCTTGTTCCCTGATTTCAAGCTACATCTcatgctacagtaatcaaaacagtatggcactggcataaaaacagacacatagatcaatgaaacagaacagagaacccagaaacaaactcacacttaattgattaattaatatATCAATTAATTAAACTGTCAATTAACCTATGACAAATGAGTCAAGAATATGCTATTGGGAAAGACAGCCTCCTCattaaatggtgttgggaaaactatactacttacaaaagaaacaaactgtactactttctcacaccatatgcaaaagtaaactcaaaataatttaaaaacttgaatgtaagacttgaaaccataaaactagaggaaaatatagatgATAATCTCCTTGACATTGGTGTTGACAATGACTTTTTAGATTTGAcattagaagcaaaaataaatgggactatatcaaactagaAAGCTTCTccacaaaggaaaccatcaacaaaatgaaaagacaacctacagaataggagaaaatatttgcaaatcatgtatctgataaggagttaatatccaaaatacataaggaaCCCGtgcaactcaataacaacaacaaaaaagtctgatttaaaaatgggcagaggaaaaagaaaaattaaaaagaatagaaatgggcagaggactcAAATaggcatttttttcaaagaagacacacagatggccaacagacacatgaaaagatgttcaatatcactaatcatcaaggaaatgcaaatcaaaaccacaatgagattatCACCttgcacctgtcagaatgactactatcaaaaagacaagagggtctttggcgatccagtggttaagactcccagctcccactgcagggggcatgggttcaactcctggtgagggaactaagataccacatggcACAATTAAGAATTTACACAttgtaactaaaaaaaaattccgcttccctcaactaagacctgatgtgtccaaataaatagatattaaaaataatgataatagagattaaaaaagacCAATTTACAACCAACATAATAATAATGGATTCAGATaagaatgaatatttaaaacCATTGGGTGAAATTGGAGCAGGGAGGTGTGGCATGCACATAGGATATTTTTATAGTGTTAAAGCTGTGTATTTATAGTCCACAAGCTATGTATTCATTAAGGGAAAGTAgcaactttacagtggagaaaactAACAGACACTTGAACCAGAGCGATCAAAGTTCACATGACCAGTGATGGGACAAACCCAACAAGAGGCTCCAGATATGATGCGCTGAGAAGGATCACTTCTGTCCTAGCAAACAAATGCaaaacctgaatctaatcattGAGAAATATCCGGCAGATCCAAATTGAAGGGCACTTTACAAAAGCAACTGGCCCTTACTCTTCAAAAACGTCAGTGGCAGGAAGAACAAAGAAAGCCTGAGACACTCTTTCAGAACTTAAAAGAGTAAAGAGGCTTGAGAACTAAATGCAATATGGGATcatcaactggaaaaaaaaaaagatgctgtaaAGGACACCATGGGATAACTGGCAAAATTTGATTAGACTGTGGAATAGATAATACTGGTGAGTTAATATTAATTTCCTTGAGTTTGATAAGCATATTATGGCTATATTCCTAGTTTGAAGGAAATAACATGTTTAAAGAATGTAGGAATCACGGTGCATAATCCAGTGAGTTCCACTTCAATAGtttcacacacacaatgaaaacagtagaaaatttaaaaatttggaagataaaagtaaagcaaatatggaaaaataatatgaagTGAGGGGGCTTCCAGGTTGATGAACATACAGAGATGGGGCGAGATGGGGGCGGGGCTAGGAAGCTCCGCCCTCTCTCCCCCAGACCTTgtccttttcctctcttccatCTCGCTGTTCCTGCATTATAAACTTTCATAACAAACCGGTTATTGAATATATCTAAACGTTTTCCTGAGCCACTATTTCCCACTATATATTTAGCACCTGGCCTGACATTCGAGAACTCCACTTCAAAACGAGAAAGCAGAAACGCCTATCTTGCAAATCTCTTCGCAGGTGcccataaaagaaaaggaaaaaaaaaaggtttctagTTAGCAGTCATTAACAAAAAAGGTGAATGGCTTCATTATGTTTTCCCTAAGTCAGGAACAAAGAGGACTCAGAGCTTCTGAGTTTTTAAGATGTATCCAGACACCATACTGAAAATGTAATTCCATCATTCTTCTATTCTTTGtcgtttagtcactgagttgtgtctctgccaccccgtggactgtagtccaccaggttcctctgtccatgggatttcgcaggtaagaatactggagtgggttgtcattttcttctccaggatatcttcccgaaacagagatcaaacctgcgtctcctgcattgcaggcaaattctttacctccaagccaccagggaagcccattacgtGTTCAAGCATCTAAtaaagggacttttttttttaagtggtgaaGACATGTGAAAGATCTGCAGGTGTTCACTGTATTATTCTTGGGActtttcttgcttgaaaaatttcaaaataaaagagcaTACTggaaattccttggcagtccagtggttaagactctaggctttcactgccaaggacacgggtttgatccctggtcagggaactaagatcctgcaaaccccATGGCATGCctcccctgacacacacacacacaaagataaaacagaaagacCTAGAATCTGATTTCTCTTCCCCCACCTTCACTGTTGTCTCCCTGCTCTCACCGTTGTCTTTCATCGCCTCCTTTGGGCTTTTAGCCAAGGAGCAGCCAGAGGGACCTGGGTCAAACATCTGATCTCACCCATCCCCTGCTCTAAACCCTGAGACAGTCACCCACAGCAAAAGCCCAAGTCCTCAAAGTGGACAACAAGGCCACACTCAATCTGACCCTCAATCCCTTCCTGCCCTCATTCCCTCTGCTCCTGCCACCCAGGGCTCCAAGCTGTCCCTGGAGAACTGAGCCTGGAGGCCTCTGTGCCATTTGTGACCCTGCCTAGAAGGCTCTTCCCTGTTATGTAAATggatcaaatgtcaccttctcagtatGTCTTTGCCAGGCTACTGAACTGTATTGTGCAGGGGGAGGGGGCTAAAACTGTTCTCCCTGCACCCCAGCCTGAATGTCCCAGCCCCTACCCCTGCTTTCTATggcactttttacttttttttttttttaatattttatttatttatttttggtttcactgggtctttgttgatgcacatgggctttctctagttttggcgaacaggggctactctctagttgtggtacgcaagcttctcattgcggtgg from Muntiacus reevesi chromosome 2, mMunRee1.1, whole genome shotgun sequence harbors:
- the SPN gene encoding leukosialin; translation: MILLLLLFGSVGAKNMTEASPNSAPLWISETRTRSFSSVSGIPTFSSMTTSLTTNKVPEMGDNPGNQTFPLSSTPDTANVVSSPETSPAASRGSPVSESTISQEDSTKKSTMPMKISDGPSIPDVSVTKTIGFPTMTGETMATSPLETTNGTSGTPVTMATSPLEPSSGTSGTPVTMATSPLETSSGTSKFLLTMATSSLEISGGTSRSPVTMATSSLETSSGTREPLVTTATNSLKTISMTSGSPVIMKTSSPEISKGTSGLLVTMPATSQKTPVGTRGSPSPGVTISSPNSSTNVSRRDQLIPAQGAKGTLLVAVLVALLVVIVLVALILLWRRRQKRKTGVLTLSRSGKRNGVVDAWAGVARVSDEEAMTATEGASGGNSDSDGPHREGSGQRPTLTTFFGRRKSRQGSVALEELKAGPASSLKGEEEPLVGNEDEGAEAPTSNGPEAKEVKTP